A portion of the Malania oleifera isolate guangnan ecotype guangnan chromosome 3, ASM2987363v1, whole genome shotgun sequence genome contains these proteins:
- the LOC131150711 gene encoding uncharacterized protein LOC131150711 isoform X1, with amino-acid sequence MQGEMAGKVVAAQPPASFEYVLFEGDPDHLRTVVATPNRITPWIDPSTLKLRHRIGRGAFGDVWLATHHQSTEDYDEYHEVAVKMLHPIQEDHMKTILEKFDDLFFKCQGLDGVYLLHGISVIGGKICIIMKFYEGSVGDRLCRLKGGKLSLTDVLRYGINLAEGILELHSKGILVLNLKPFNFLLTENDKAIIGDVGIPYLLLGIPLPSSDIARRLGAPNYMAPEQWQPEVRGPISFETDSWGFGCSILEMLTGVQPWSGRSVEEIYHSVVTKQEKPHFPGGLPPAVENVILGCFMYDFRSRPLISDILQAFKSAQNVICSDGGWTGLGGRTIVDKSSSSSYNEWFLMKDHLQVGDTVRSRKLLNSFKPESMDVPEGTVVGLERDTDRDGFVLVRVLGIHDPLRVHILTLERVTFGLAAGDWVRVKEEDKKHSPVGILHSVHRDGSVAVGFIGAETLWHGNSSELQMAESYCVGQFVRLKANVLSPRFEWPRKRGGAWATGRIQQVLPNGCLVIKFPGILSFGEECSNFLADPAEVEVVSFGTCHGLVNKYQHVEDFHWAVRPLLIALGLFTAMKLGFFVGKKMGRSKAKRSQSTAIQGDAQHLDGQSAGNPAWFRPSVPNILFKEGIGSATAR; translated from the exons atgcaag GAGAAATGGCTGGAAAAGTTGTTGCTGCTCAACCACCAGCTTCATTTGAGTATGTACTTTTTGAAGGTGATCCTGATCACCTCAGGACTGTTGTAGCAACACCAAACCGGATTACTCCATGGATTGACCCTTCAACTTTGAAGCTTAGACACAGAATTGGGAGGGGCGCTTTTGGTGATGTTTGGTTAGCGACTCATCATCAATCAACTGAAGATTATGATGAGTATCATGAAGTGGCTGTGAAGATGTTACATCCAATCCAGGAGGATCACATGAAGACCATATTGGAAAAGTTTGATGATTTGTTTTTCAAGTGTCAAGGATTAGATGGTGTCTATTTGTTGCATGGTATTTCAGTTATAGGTGGAAAG ATATGCATTATCATGAAATTCTATGAAGGATCTGTTGGTGACAGATTGTGTCGTCTTAAAGGGGGGAAGCTTTCATTGACTGATGTTTTGAG GTATGGGATCAACTTGGCTGAGGGAATTTTGGAGCTACACTCAAAAGGGATTCTAGTTCTTAATCTCAAGCCTTTTAACTTCCTTCTTACTGAAAATGACAAGGCAATTATTGGAGATGTTGGGATTCCTTACCTACTGCTTGGTATTCCATTGCCAAGTTCAGACATAGCTCGAAGACTTGGAGCACCTAACTACATGGCTCCAGAACAATGGCAACCAGAAGTACGGGGTCCAATATCCTTTGAGACTGATTCATGGGGGTTTGGATGCAGCATTTTGGAGATGTTGACTGGTGTTCAGCCATGGTCTGGGAGATCAGTTGAAGAAATTTATCATTCAGTTGTTACAAAGCAAGAAAAACCACATTTCCCAGGCGGCCTTCCTCCTGCAGTTGAGAATGTTATTCTTGGTTGCTTTATGTATGACTTCAGAAGTCGTCCTTTAATCTCAGACATTTTGCAGGCATTTAAAAG CGCACAGAATGTCATTTGCAGTGATGGAGGCTGGACAGGTCTTGGGGGCAGAACAATTGTAGACAAATCAAGTAGCAGCAGTTACAATGAGTGGTTCCTGATGAAGGATCATCTCCAAGTGGGTGATACGGTGCGTTCAAGAAAGTTGCTAAACTCATTTAAACCTGAAAGCATGGATGTCCCAGAAGGAACAGTTGTGGGTTTGGAACGTGATACTGACCGAGATGGTTTTGTTCTTGTGAGGGTCCTTGGCATCCATGACCCATTGCGAGTTCATATATTGACACTAGAACGGGTGACATTTGGCTTGGCTGCTGGGGATTGGGTACGTGTGAAGGAGGAAGACAAGAAGCACTCACCAGTGGGCATTCTGCATTCTGTCCATCGCGATGGAAGCGTGGCTGTTGGATTTATAGGGGCAGAAACTCTTTGGCATGGAAATTCATCTGAACTCCAGATGGCAGAATCTTATTGTGTGGGCCAGTTTGTGAGGCTTAAGGCCAATGTTCTAAGCCCCCGATTTGAATGGCCTCGTAAAAGAGGAGGAGCTTGGGCAACAGGGAGGATTCAGCAGGTCCTACCAAATGGTTGCCTTGTCATCAAGTTTCCTGGGATATTGTCTTTTGGGGAGGAATGCAGCAATTTCTTGGCTGATCCAGCGGAAGTGGAAGTGGTTTCCTTTGGTACTTGTCATGGGTTGGTGAATAAATATCAACACGTTGAGGATTTTCACTGGGCTGTGAGGCCACTTCTGATTGCATTGGGTTTATTTACAGCCATGAAACTTGGCTTCTTTGTTGGAAAGAAAATGGGTAGATCAAAGGCAAAGAGGAGCCAAAGCACTGCAATACAAGGTGATGCTCAACATTTGGATGGTCAGTCTGCGGGCAACCCTGCATGGTTTCGCCCATCTGTGCCAAATATCCTTTTCAAAGAAGGTATTGGCTCAGCTACTGCTCGGTAG
- the LOC131150711 gene encoding uncharacterized protein LOC131150711 isoform X2, with the protein MAGKVVAAQPPASFEYVLFEGDPDHLRTVVATPNRITPWIDPSTLKLRHRIGRGAFGDVWLATHHQSTEDYDEYHEVAVKMLHPIQEDHMKTILEKFDDLFFKCQGLDGVYLLHGISVIGGKICIIMKFYEGSVGDRLCRLKGGKLSLTDVLRYGINLAEGILELHSKGILVLNLKPFNFLLTENDKAIIGDVGIPYLLLGIPLPSSDIARRLGAPNYMAPEQWQPEVRGPISFETDSWGFGCSILEMLTGVQPWSGRSVEEIYHSVVTKQEKPHFPGGLPPAVENVILGCFMYDFRSRPLISDILQAFKSAQNVICSDGGWTGLGGRTIVDKSSSSSYNEWFLMKDHLQVGDTVRSRKLLNSFKPESMDVPEGTVVGLERDTDRDGFVLVRVLGIHDPLRVHILTLERVTFGLAAGDWVRVKEEDKKHSPVGILHSVHRDGSVAVGFIGAETLWHGNSSELQMAESYCVGQFVRLKANVLSPRFEWPRKRGGAWATGRIQQVLPNGCLVIKFPGILSFGEECSNFLADPAEVEVVSFGTCHGLVNKYQHVEDFHWAVRPLLIALGLFTAMKLGFFVGKKMGRSKAKRSQSTAIQGDAQHLDGQSAGNPAWFRPSVPNILFKEGIGSATAR; encoded by the exons ATGGCTGGAAAAGTTGTTGCTGCTCAACCACCAGCTTCATTTGAGTATGTACTTTTTGAAGGTGATCCTGATCACCTCAGGACTGTTGTAGCAACACCAAACCGGATTACTCCATGGATTGACCCTTCAACTTTGAAGCTTAGACACAGAATTGGGAGGGGCGCTTTTGGTGATGTTTGGTTAGCGACTCATCATCAATCAACTGAAGATTATGATGAGTATCATGAAGTGGCTGTGAAGATGTTACATCCAATCCAGGAGGATCACATGAAGACCATATTGGAAAAGTTTGATGATTTGTTTTTCAAGTGTCAAGGATTAGATGGTGTCTATTTGTTGCATGGTATTTCAGTTATAGGTGGAAAG ATATGCATTATCATGAAATTCTATGAAGGATCTGTTGGTGACAGATTGTGTCGTCTTAAAGGGGGGAAGCTTTCATTGACTGATGTTTTGAG GTATGGGATCAACTTGGCTGAGGGAATTTTGGAGCTACACTCAAAAGGGATTCTAGTTCTTAATCTCAAGCCTTTTAACTTCCTTCTTACTGAAAATGACAAGGCAATTATTGGAGATGTTGGGATTCCTTACCTACTGCTTGGTATTCCATTGCCAAGTTCAGACATAGCTCGAAGACTTGGAGCACCTAACTACATGGCTCCAGAACAATGGCAACCAGAAGTACGGGGTCCAATATCCTTTGAGACTGATTCATGGGGGTTTGGATGCAGCATTTTGGAGATGTTGACTGGTGTTCAGCCATGGTCTGGGAGATCAGTTGAAGAAATTTATCATTCAGTTGTTACAAAGCAAGAAAAACCACATTTCCCAGGCGGCCTTCCTCCTGCAGTTGAGAATGTTATTCTTGGTTGCTTTATGTATGACTTCAGAAGTCGTCCTTTAATCTCAGACATTTTGCAGGCATTTAAAAG CGCACAGAATGTCATTTGCAGTGATGGAGGCTGGACAGGTCTTGGGGGCAGAACAATTGTAGACAAATCAAGTAGCAGCAGTTACAATGAGTGGTTCCTGATGAAGGATCATCTCCAAGTGGGTGATACGGTGCGTTCAAGAAAGTTGCTAAACTCATTTAAACCTGAAAGCATGGATGTCCCAGAAGGAACAGTTGTGGGTTTGGAACGTGATACTGACCGAGATGGTTTTGTTCTTGTGAGGGTCCTTGGCATCCATGACCCATTGCGAGTTCATATATTGACACTAGAACGGGTGACATTTGGCTTGGCTGCTGGGGATTGGGTACGTGTGAAGGAGGAAGACAAGAAGCACTCACCAGTGGGCATTCTGCATTCTGTCCATCGCGATGGAAGCGTGGCTGTTGGATTTATAGGGGCAGAAACTCTTTGGCATGGAAATTCATCTGAACTCCAGATGGCAGAATCTTATTGTGTGGGCCAGTTTGTGAGGCTTAAGGCCAATGTTCTAAGCCCCCGATTTGAATGGCCTCGTAAAAGAGGAGGAGCTTGGGCAACAGGGAGGATTCAGCAGGTCCTACCAAATGGTTGCCTTGTCATCAAGTTTCCTGGGATATTGTCTTTTGGGGAGGAATGCAGCAATTTCTTGGCTGATCCAGCGGAAGTGGAAGTGGTTTCCTTTGGTACTTGTCATGGGTTGGTGAATAAATATCAACACGTTGAGGATTTTCACTGGGCTGTGAGGCCACTTCTGATTGCATTGGGTTTATTTACAGCCATGAAACTTGGCTTCTTTGTTGGAAAGAAAATGGGTAGATCAAAGGCAAAGAGGAGCCAAAGCACTGCAATACAAGGTGATGCTCAACATTTGGATGGTCAGTCTGCGGGCAACCCTGCATGGTTTCGCCCATCTGTGCCAAATATCCTTTTCAAAGAAGGTATTGGCTCAGCTACTGCTCGGTAG
- the LOC131150710 gene encoding uncharacterized protein LOC131150710, whose protein sequence is MCSRHDMAFSAALHPYLPATSSHQLSKLFSPRLSRKREGLAVTKSLKEKGHSTWSVKSALDNRKSSINDNGAMEPARVLLERLFAQTQKLEEQMNRDSPLSQDIQWGLNLEILESDLHAALEVLKKKEEDLQDAERMVLLEHRELTHAKEQLEQREQEISAACFKQEKLEDELKQANLGLLAQARQMEDLKLQLQERNQEITAMESAISLKEDEMDEIRNELARKSEEAATTNSELKSKAQLLNEVNEVVKKQEVEIKELRKVIQEKEEELKVSVTLQKFEQDKLKVAEAKLEKQTMEWLSAQEFLKKLAGDTSQNIGETNETLEDFKRVKRLLADVRSELVTSQKCLASSRQKMEDQEQLLEKQVAELEEQKITVMSHMTSLKNARMEVESDRVKLTVAEARNKKLEQDLTMEKELVEELQKELNNEQSSLQKAIQEVSFLRSELDLKSSEFEEMHNLLKAKESELVEAKLEIQHLKSEQASLRLILNGKDVELFTARKKLEEVNQEVAELKLLMNNKQNQLTQATTLLQEQDKHFQTMQHELSDTKQRFSEAETVVERIVELTNKLIISTKDEDALGPVNGRRGSLLLQLSEKPSSDVRWQKKQLETELELTKESLRMKEIEVLSAQRALTIKEEELKAVLGRLDAKDEELKRVKEEIIEDTDGLRNLYALAQERIGERSIGDLAMEKLQLEAAQLEVEAATSALHKLAEMSRELLNKASLSIEADADISVLLQNGSDSSSNVVENGSFTEVETEVTYLSSLTEQLVREAGIVDAAY, encoded by the coding sequence TTATTCTCTCCAAGGCTTAGTAGGAAACGGGAAGGTTTAGCTGTTACAAAATCTCTAAAAGAGAAGGGTCACTCGACATGGTCTGTTAAGTCAGCCTTGGATAACAGGAAATCCAGCATCAATGACAATGGGGCAATGGAACCAGCGAGGGTTCTCTTGGAGAGATTGTTTGCACAAACACAAAAACTCGAAGAACAGATGAACAGAGATTCTCCTCTCTCACAGGATATTCAGTGGGGCCTCAACCTTGAAATATTGGAGTCTGATCTTCATGCTGCATTGGAAGTTTtaaagaagaaggaagaggatCTACAAGATGCAGAAAGGATGGTCTTGTTGGAACACAGGGAATTAACCCACGCAAAGGAGCAGTTGGAGCAGAGAGAGCAAGAAATTTCTGCCGCCTGTTTCAAGCAGGAAAAACTAGAGGATGAGCTGAAGCAGGCTAATCTTGGCTTACTTGCTCAGGCTAGGCAGATGGAAGATTTAAAGCTTCAGCTTCAGGAGAGAAACCAAGAGATTACTGCCATGGAATCTGCAATATCTTTGAAAGAAGATGAGATGGATGAAATAAGGAATGAATTGGCGAGGAAGAGTGAGGAAGCTGCCACGACCAATTCTGAACTAAAATCCAAGGCTCAACTCCTGAATGAAGTCAACGAAGTTGTTAAGAAACAAGAAGTTGAAATCAAAGAACTCCGGAAAGTAATTCAAGAGAAAGAGGAAGAACTTAAAGTCTCTGTTACACTGCAGAAATTTGAACAGGATAAGCTGAAAGTTGCAGAGGCCAAGTTAGAGAAGCAGACAATGGAATGGTTATCAGCACAGGAATTTCTGAAGAAACTTGCAGGggatacatcccaaaatatcggAGAAACTAATGAAACTTTGGAGGACTTTAAGAGAGTGAAGAGGCTTCTTGCAGATGTCAGGTCTGAGTTGGTTACTTCTCAGAAATGTCTGGCTTCCTCGAGACAGAAAATGGAAGATCAAGAGCAGCTGCTAGAAAAGCAAGTAGCTGaacttgaagagcaaaagataACTGTTATGTCTCACATGACGAGTTTAAAAAATGCTCGAATGGAAGTGGAAAGTGACAGGGTGAAGCTTACGGTTGCTGAGGCTCGAAACAAGAAGCTTGAACAGGACTTAACCATGGAGAAAGAGCTAGTAGAAGAGttacagaaggagttgaataacGAGCAATCTTCTCTGCAAAAGGCAATCCAGGAAGTGTCTTTTCTTCGGAGTGAGCTAGATTTGAAGAGTTCTGAGTTTGAAGAGATGCATAATCTTCTCAAAGCTAAAGAATCAGAGTTGGTGGAAGCTAAACTAGAAATTCAGCATTTAAAATCTGAGCAGGCTTCTTTGAGACTTATCTTAAATGGTAAAGATGTGGAACTATTCACTGCAAGGAAGAAGTTAGAAGAAGTAAATCAAGAGGTTGCTGAGCTAAAACTGCTTATGAACAACAAACAGAACCAGCTTACCCAGGCAACTACTCTGCTACAGGAGCAAGACAAACATTTTCAGACAATGCAACATGAATTAAGTGATACAAAGCAGAGATTTTCTGAAGCTGAAACAGTGGTTGAAAGGATTGTAGAGCTTACGAACAAACTGATCATCTCCACAAAGGATGAAGATGCATTGGGCCCAGTTAATGGAAGGAGAGGCAGTTTGCTGCTGCAACTGTCAGAGAAGCCGAGCAGTGATGTTAGGTGGCAGAAGAAACAGCTTGAAACTGAGCTTGAGCTGACCAAAGAAAGCTTGAGAATGAAAGAAATTGAAGTCCTGTCTGCACAGAGGGCCCTTACAATTAAGGAGGAAGAGCTCAAAGCTGTTCTTGGGAGATTAGATGCAAAAGATGAGGAACTAAAGAGGGTGAAGGAAGAAATTATCGAAGACACAGATGGTCTGAGGAACCTTTATGCTTTGGCACAGGAGAGAATTGGTGAAAGGAGTATTGGGGACTTGGCAATGGAAAAGCTCCAACTTGAGGCTGCCCAACTGGAAGTTGAAGCTGCAACCAGTGCACTCCATAAACTTGCAGAAATGAGTAGGGAGCTTTTGAATAAAGCTAGCCTGAGCATTGAAGCTGATGCTGATATCAGTGTCTTACTGCAAAATGGTTCTGATTCTAGCTCAAATGTTGTGGAAAATGGGTCTTTTACTGAGGTTGAAACAGAAGTTACCTATCTTTCATCTTTAACCGAACAGCTTGTTAGAGAAGCTGGGATTGTCGATGCTGCGTATTAG